Genomic segment of Hylaeus volcanicus isolate JK05 chromosome 6, UHH_iyHylVolc1.0_haploid, whole genome shotgun sequence:
AGGACAACGTCGAAACAAGTTCCCGCGCGGTATCGAGATATTACTAatggattatttattaacacgGCGATCCGCGGCCAGATAAATTCTCCCCGACTCGAAATTTACCGCGTTACGTCACGGGCGACATCCATTTTTACGCGTTATCCCGGAACGACCGAATAATCCCGACGAATGCAATTTTAACCAAACAGCCAGCCCCTCATTATTTATGACCACTAGACGGCtgcattaaaaataacgatgtTGCGCTACACTCGCCGGGCACGAGAATCAATGAAGCAATTAAATTGATAAGTTTGCCtcgttatattttcattcttttgtcGCAGCAATCAAACGCGGCTGAAATTATGCTCGAGTCGTGTACTGTCGCGCGTGCAGGGatgataatttcttttttttttttctgtcacCCTTTGCACGTTTCCCGTTCGAGCGCGagaactttgaattttaattagaatcgTCCGTCGGTGGCGCTCGGCCTCGTGTAACACTCGATTTTCACGGGAGGCCTAGAAAACCTAGAAAAGTAACGCGAGTTatcatatatttcatttcggcTTTATGCGTCCCATGGCAGATGCCTCGCgtgttcataattttttacttcggACAGTATGTATACCCTCGAGCTTCCTAATTACGCGTGGATGGGTCGCGAAGGGTTTCTacgtttttttgtttcgtttcgtcgaatGCCTTCATCGATTCTTCTAATGTCTCTACTTAAGGGAGATGTGTGGAGGATGAGCAGTGTAATACGATCCTAACCGAGGTATGTATCGTTACATCGCTATTGTCTCACCGATACGCTTCTGCCGACCTTTGtttttcctcggacctctttctcttacACTCTCTGTCCTTACGGCAATTTttcccgattttcttgcacttatcaCACTGGCAACGTCGAAAAGATATATCCACGTGTCGGTGACGGtataataaacagaaatactCGATTTACTCATACTAGCTCGTCCTTTTCTCTGTTCGACTCGAGCcgaatgtaaacacagaatagaaacctcgactggaTAACGGCAATGAttcccgattttcttgcacttgTCACACTGGCAACGTCGAAAAGATATATCCACGTGTCGGTGACGGTGTAATAANNNNNNNNNNCTGGCAACGTCGAAAAGATATATCCACGTGTCGGTGACGGTATAATACACAGAAATACTCGATTTACTCATACTGGATCCATTTAACGCGTTGATCGCCCACGTCACCCGTATATGGGTGacggtgcttttcactgaaaaacgaaaactattaattctgaaagttaagtgtcatagaaaatgaatttaactGAAATACTCGATGAAGTTTTGAAGTTGATTTCGACGAAGTTACGCaactaaataccaaaataaatgttacattacgcagtttccgatagtctgtaaacaaaatttaaacacggtagaaattttcgagaGTTTTAGTCTGGCAGAGAACGCGTTAAAGACCCGGTGTCAAACACTTTACCGAGTGACACTTTCCCAAGACGAAATGGTTAATCAGGCACACGTATAGTCGCCATATACTGACCGTAGGGATCCTTGAACGGATTCTTCCCATTGAAGATGGCCAGGAGCATCGAAGGCCTACTCacgcgtgttttaatcgaTCCATACCGATAAGTGCTTCCGGACGAGGCCTCGTACGTTATTCGCGCGGTGCAATCTCGCGGTACGCGTTACGAATTCATTATCTCGGGCCAAGAATTACACGCCGGCGTTACCGTGGTCGCGCGCATTATTATCTCGCGGCTACCAATTTGATCGTACGGCGATGCCCGATGTCCGCGAACCGCGACCGCCATTAAAAATCGTGTTCGCCATTTCTGCCAGGCTCCGTTCCTTTAATTGCCAGTATTTTAATCGCGGTACGTCACTCCGTTATTGCGGGGCAAATTGCCACGTGATTGGCCGTCATTTTCCCGCCCTCGATCCGGGTGAAATCTAACGTCGAACGTTCCGAGAACTTCGCGAGTTATCTCGAAAAAATGACCGGCACTTTGCATCGCTAAAAGCCGGGCTCGTTCGGGTGGTACGGTTTCGTCGGAGCAAGTGgaacgaacaaataaaaataatttcgtcggCGGGTcggtggaaaataattattagacgACGTCTTTTCTTGGAAAGCTTGCTTGCTTGCTCTTGAAAAGACGTTTCGACCATTATGGTTTACGGGCCTCTTCGTTCTTATAAAGAGACCGCGGGCGAGGAACGCTGCGAGAATTTGTTCTTTTCGGggtaaaaggaatttttattcgaaaacacGTTGAATCCATCCCCGTGACAAACGTAAACTGGGATAATGGTGAATTTGTAAACTCGaaggaatattgaaattttaagagCTTTTAGGATGCACTGTTTACGAAAACAGATATCAATTACGGCGCTTTTTGACcgagaatgaattttaatctttcatttcttttttttcttaattaaaatttgaatgtattaaaatttgaatttttttgatcGAATGGATtggatttgaatttatatttttattatatatattaatatttttattctcatagattattatttttaagtgtTATCGCTATCGGATATACTATCATgattttaaagttaaatttatacgaaaatttttgttttttattacttagttctttattaatagttttattagaatttcatctttgtttccttttttatattcgcTACATTTAATTAGTTACGTTCAACATGGAGAAACAAATTATCATTCGAACGTGAAAAGAGACAATTTTTTAGATTTGctcgttttaattatacattgaaTTTTAGGATTAAATGTCATTTAGATTATTGGAGACTAGataatgaaacgaaaggaaaagatGACGAATAGGTATTTATTTTGACAACTTCTCCGATTCATTTTCTACACTTTCTCCACCAAAGACTGGTCTCTTCGCTGGTGATCTCCACCGAAGATGGTGGCGGTCAGTATCGAAACCGCGCGACGATGCACCTTCGATTCGCCCCGATGCAAAATACTACGGCTACTTTTGCATCGCCCTGTAGCAGCAACCCCCGCTGGGGGTGGTGGGCGGAGGATGGGGCTGCGGCGGgcgtttttcaaataattacatcGAGCTGCGGTGGTGGTGGGTTGCCATGGCAACCGCAGTGACTTCAGCATCCTACGACTGAAAGCAACCGGGCAACTGTGCGGTGCAACCCGGGTTCTCTCGCTTGGTTCAGACTTCGTGCCCGATCCGTAACCGTTTCCCCGGACCGTTTCCCCGGACCGTTTGCGTTAGAAACGTTCAATGGCGTATCGGACGAACCAGTCGGGGACCAGTGACGGATTAGCAGTCCCGCGAACATAATAATTCGTCGTGTTTCTCTTGTCCTTTGATAATATCCGAACGGAAACGAGGGAGCGTCCGCGGCCCTCGGgagattggaaaataatttctcgatCCCTTTTGTCGGAGcgaactctctctctctcgtctcTCTCGGGGCGGCGTCGGACGTCGCGACGGAAAAGATGCCGAGGGAAAATTGGGGGGCTTGTATTATGCAGATATTAGGGGAAGTTTGCTCGAAAGGGAGAGATCGTAGAATCTCTTGTAAACTTGCTTAATCCCGAGATGGCGTGGTTTAAAATCTACCTCGTTCTGGTAAGCCGAAAGAACATCAAATAGATTTTGGATAACAGTTATCGAAGGTGCTAGAGCTTGATTTTCGTAATATCCCAGGAAGTCGTTGGAGAAGTGAAAGATACGTTCGGGAGGGCATCCATTGTAAGTTCTTGAGATTTTGCCAAATTTAGCTCGCTGGGGGTGTAATGTTCCAGGGTTTCTTCCTGTAGGTAATAGAAACACTGTGCGGCAGGAAAAGGGTTTGGAACGGGATGAATGTACATCAGGGGTTCttaaactatttttgtatatgtaaataatttgtcatgatttattgattaggtAACAATATACACGTGGTAcgtttcaatataaaaaaatgtagttttaGAATTTGCTTAACAACGTACAAAAATACAGGTACAAAATATAGAGTCATAATATACAGTTACAAAATATAGAGTCATAATATAcagttacaaaatatacagtcaTGATATACAGTTACAAAATATAGAGTCATAATATACAGTTACAAAATATAGAGTCATAATATAcagttacaaaatatacagtcaTGATAtacagttacaaaaattaacttaaaaattgtccaagttaaattaaaaaaaagattatcattgtatttattattcgaggaatcttgacagctgacgtttatttttttaattatacagcCAAGTATTAACTTGGGGCATTTAAGGGTCAAAGAACGATAGTGTTTAGAAGGTTTTACAGCGTTGACTTGAGTAGGTCACCGATTTCTTTTCCTCTCGCGACGAAGCGATCGGCGATTCCTTTTCCTCTCGCGACGAAGCGATCGGCGATTCCTTTCCCGCCAAAGATTAGGAACGAGGCTTCCAGCTCGTAAATTTCCACCCACTACGACCTTGACTTCCTGGTAAAGTTTACTAGACCTCGCTTAGCAGTTACGCAACGCGGGTACTCAGGGTGCCTTACGGCTACGCCGAGATCGTAAATTCTACCTAGACGAGGCGTGCAAACGTTACGATGACATTGCGCGATACGAGGGCAACCGAGGTAAATTTCCTCTGGCGGGTGACCAGACGCGGCGAATGCATATTCCAGGATCAAAATTCTTGACAGGTGCCAGAAAAGTTGAATCCTGACCAGTTGACGTCAACCAAAGAGGTCTTCAATTACAGACGAAAGGAAATTGATTCTTCAGGATCGATAGGATGCTTCTATGCATGAAATAGTTCCTAGCAATAGTTCCTTTCGATATCTTGAAACATTATCCTCGATATAATCGATTTGGCCATCCCATGAGTTCGTGCTGCAGACTGagccaatatttaataaaacaaaagtacagaaattttatagtgactgTATAATAACTATGTTAGAAAGGTGGACAAATATCGTAAAACGAGAGAGATTACCTTTTCTTGAAACACTTAATGTCTCGTGTATTAATTCGAGTAGCAGAAGAACAAGCGGCATGAACTTACGGGATGACCTGATACATAGCTACAAGAAAAGATATTCCAATTGATGAAACGGTTGAGATCAACTAAAAAGGGGAGTAATAAGTATAATTCCAAAAGGATACTTCCTCACACGAAACGACCTtgaattttctcaaatttcttATCCCCTTTTTCAGTCTCCGTCGTTCCTCTTCTAATCGCGTCTAAAGTCGCGGAATTTCGCGACCGATTACgcttaaaaataaacgcgACGCGAGCCTTTTCTCGGATCGCTTTTCCCGTCTAGATAGCGTGGAAACTAAGATTTGGGATCGCGACGAGGGGGAGGGTAAACCGCCAACCCCGACGGCGCCAGGAAGCAGGCTGAAACGTCGGGGTTTACGGGATGCCTGCGTTACTACGGATCGACGTGGCCACTCGCGAAACCCGCCTTCTCCTTCCTTCCGCGGCTCCACTCGACCTACTAGCGACCTACACACCTAACCTGACGTGCCACGGGTCAAGCAGGACTCAGGAGAGCCGCGAGAGAGAGGAAAGGAAGTTGGCGTGCGAGCAGGAGAGGGGAACAAGGGGGTCGCGGAGTGGGGTCAGTTCGTGACCCGACCACCTGTGGAAGCAGCCGGTAGCTATGTGCTTCTTGTTTGCTGTTTGCGCATACCTACCTACCACTTATACGTACTACTACGTATTACGTAGGCGAACCGCCAGCCGATGACCATAGTCCCGGCTAGAACCGAAATTACGTGTTCCCGTGGGACCTCCTGGACGCCTTCATTCTTTTCCCTGGCGGCGACACCTGCGTCAAAGTTGGTGTCGCGAGAACAGGACCCTTAGGTCCTGAAAAAATGACCAAAGAGATAACTTTgagaattttcaagatttttaaaattcgctTTTTCCATGTTATTCGGGATCNNNNNNNNNNGTTTGTAGTGATTTCCGTTTCGCCTGTAGTTGAATAGTTCAAAAGTTCAAAAGCAATTGAAGAAATTACTAAACCTATTTCCGCTCTTAAATGTTTATACTTCGTCATAACAATACTAAAAGTAACTATTTCTACAGAATATTTCACAGAATTGATTTCTCCCCCCAAATTCTCCGAAAAAATGTCACTATGGTTATTGGTGTTAATCTCTATCGCAGTTgtttatttgcaaacaaatgCAACAATTTCCACTCGATTAAACACTGGTTTGTCAAATGTATTAAGCAATTTCACTCACCAGTATTCAGACACTATCACACTTATCCGTGGCATCCATCTCAATTCTAAGCCGTCGAGTCGTTTCGAGCGAATggaaatcgatttcgaaatttGCCTACAAGTCTCCGCGTGACGTTTCCGAAACGCGCGCACGTAACGCTCgcgtaattaattgtttttcgcCGATTAGTTTCACGCGGGCCATAAATTCGATCGACGGGGAGTGACAATGTAAAACAATGGGAGTGGACCTAAATGTTGTTACCGCTGCAATTACAATCGCGAACAGACGGAGCGcgcattaatttataattatatctaAATGTCGTGGCAAATTGTCCCGTTTTATTGTACGATTCGCCGCACGTGGCAAATGTTTGTCAAAATAATGCATCGCGATGCGATCCGCGGCTCCGAAACGCTCAAGGAAGACAAACGTTCCGTCTGAATTTGTTTGACAGCAGTAAAAGAAAGACTTTTCTCAATTAAAAGATCTACATAAAAGTACTAACATACTTGTGCCCTAAACTTGTTCGTTGGTGcgttatcatttattatttcgtaattaagGCTGGACGCCGCGATTgtttaaccatttttttttgtttgcgtCATTAAATTCAGTGTCAGATGGCTTATGGATCGGCTGATCTAGacttatttctatttttataatttaaaaaaaaaaaaaaagaattcagtGTCAAAAACTACATGaaagtacaaagtttcaaaattttctctcAATAACTCCTGGTACCTAATTTTGCTCTCTCTTaaatgtgaaatcgaaacaatctaaataaaatccaATGGACTAAGCACGACGAGTAAAACTTTCGGAATATTCTCTATCGCcctgggtttcataaattcaaatatataatGCAAACACGAGTAAACTCGTGATGGTCGACGATGCGTTAATGCGATAACGCACTGTAATCGAAGCGAATGAAAAGAATTCGGTGAACGATTGCTCCTCATCGGCGAGGATCGTCTCGCGTGTCCCAGATCCGAGCTGACAAGCGCGCAAAGTCGGCCCCGTTGATGTAATAACACCAAACTACACCATATCGCTATAGGCGTGATATACGCGACGCTTAATAGTACTACGGCCATTCATGCCGCGAGTCACCGGCAGCTTAGCGCTCTATTAATCACAGATTATTATTCATGCGCCTACTGGCGGTCCGTGGCGCTTTTAGCGCCGCTGACTTTTGTCGTCCCATTGCCTCCGAGCTCTCTTCCCAGCCACGCTTCCTCCTCGTCTCTCCAACCTGAGCACACCAGCCTCCTCTTTCCGTGCCCCCCTCTCGAGCCTCTCCACCTGAATTCTTTCCGGTTCCTTTCGGTTCCGCTTCGTTAACCAGCACGTGGTGGAAATTGGAATCGCGGCGCTAGGCTGGTTGCCGGTAGTAAAAAGAACTCCATCGCCGATGGAGTGGCAGAACTCGCATCGCGGCCACGGTTAATCGATTTCCGTGGGAATCTTTGTCCCGGAGCTGTTTTGTTTAGGTAAAAGGGCCCAGTCGCTGGTGGTTCCGGTTCGCGTCGAACTCGTTCGGTGTCCCGTGATGTTTACCGTCTTGAGTCGGGAAACGGGCAAAAGTTCGTTCCTCTATCGATCGGCCCGATACACTCGCGAAGGCTGTCTCAATCTACAGGTGACGATACGAGTGATTGCTTCTCGCGCGTGAAGTTATTTCATCGACGAGTCCTTGCCGCGACCGTATACAGCGCACGACTTCCTTTCAGGAGGACGCGCGCGTTTCATCGTCGTTGGACGACAAAAAACCGCCGAGCGGAAAGGGGCAATGGTATTCCTCGTATTTGTTGCGTCTTATTGCGATCGAGATGTCGGgcgaaaaaattgttccgcGGCGGAGGAAACGCTGCCCGTCGCTTTTCTCGGCTGTCGTTCatcggaaaatatttttattggtttttccaaaaatgtaGAAGACCGGTTAGAAAATTCTCCGGGTGTCTTCCTTCTGGAATACAAATGGGAGACTGCTAGGTGCCATAAATGGGAGGTTCGGGGAAAAAGCATAATCAGTGGTTATGGTTTTTTAGAGACTGTCGATTTACGATATAGAATAGAGAAAACATTCATAACATATACATGATGTATGTTGCATAATTTTTTGCAGATtttttgcagatttttgtaCTGGTTTTTTTCGAGACTGTCGATTTAGAATATGGAGTAGAGAAAACATGCATAACATATGCATGATGTATGTTGCATAATtttttgcagatttttgtaCTGGTTTTTTTCGAGACTGTCGATTTAGAATATGGAATAGAGAAAACATGCATAACATATGCATGGTGTATGTTGCACAATtttttgcagatttttgtaCTGGTTGTTTTCGAGATTGTCGATTTAGAATATGGAATAGAGAAAACATTCATAACATATGCATGATGTATGTTGCATAATTGTTTGCAGATTTTTGTACCGGTTTTTTTCGAGATTGTCGATTTAGAATATGGAATAGAGAAAACATGCATAACATATGCATGGTGTATGTTGCATAATtttttgcagatttttgtaCTGGTTTTTTTCGAGACTGTCGATTTAGAATATGGAATAGAGAAAACATGCATAACATATGCAGGATGTATGTTGCATAATtttttgcagatttttgtaCTGGTTTTTTTCGAGACTGTCGGTTTAGAATATGGAATAGAGAAAACATTCATAACATATGCATGATGTATGTTGCATAATTTTTTGCATATATTTGTACTGGTTTTTTTCGAGACTGTCGATTTAGAATATGGAATAGAGAAAACATGCATAACATATGCATGATGTATGTTGCATAATtttttgcagatttttgtaCTGGTTTTTTTCGAGACTGTCGATTTAGAATATGGAATAGAGAAAACATGCATAACATATGCATGGTGTATGTTGCATAATtttttgcagatttttgtaCTGGTTGTTTTCGAGACTGTCGATTTACGATATAGAATAGAGAAAACATTCATAACATATACACGATGTATGTTGCATAATtttttgcagatttttgtaCTGGTTTTTTTCGAGTCTGTCGATTTAGAACATGGAATAGAGAAAACATGCATAACATATGCATGGTGTATGTTGCGTAATTTTTGCTGATTTTTGTACCGAACCAAGAAAAagttcaaaatttaaacaaacaaaaacctAGAACAAGTTAGACTTCGTTTTTAAATGTGcttttttagagaaatttgttgaatagatacagagtacgaatacttacgagactgatctctacgatttttcaagtatcAACGTTTTCCGAGTATTTAAATTGGACACGCACGAACCGACATTCGTCACCTTTTTTAACGAGCGTGTTCACCTTTTTTCATCGCGATGCTCGCGATACGTGGCACTTACCACCGCGTGTCAATGTTTTCGTTGTCGGCATTCGTACCCTGTCCGCGTCATGGCTGTCCGTTTTTTGCCCCCGGTTCGGGGACGAATGATTAATTATCGCGGCGACCTCTCATCTCGAGAGCGTCGGTGATTTCTCAGTAGGTCGATGCAAAAAGGAAGCGCGAACGCGATCGTCATTGGAACTACGGTGCTTCCTGGTGAGCAGAGGGAAGCGCGCCGAGGATAGGGACGCGTCCCTGCGTCATTAATTTGACAAACGGCCAAGCGCCACTGTAAATGTCCTAACGTTCTACGTACGCCGTACGAGAAGCGTGTGCCACTCGGTTAATTGACGCTTAATTGGCTGTAATTAAGTTAACTTCGCGAGCACGTGGCCGCAGACTCCGCGGAGATTGGCCGCGCGCAAACAACGCAGTTCGAGCGATCGTTTAGACGAATCGAAACAGTCCACGACGATGGACGACGTGGACCTTTGTGTTTCCTTAATTGGATCACGCAGAAATGACTGACAGACTTCGTCGACacttttgatatttaatacgATATGCATTTCCcgcgtttaatttaaagattGTACGTGATTGTCTACGCAGAGAATTTATATCGAGCATCGCTTCGACAGAACCATACGTGTAGGATTTGGGATCGATCGAGTATTTGaataagtaaaagaaaaaatgaaacaaaagatGTTGTTTGTTTGgcgtttattaacaaaaataaacagataCGGACTTTAAACCTGTGTAGGTCTATTAGTCgtcaatataaaaaatacaaaaatagaaacagaagATGACGCGATTGCGAAGCTCTCAGGGGTTGTAGCGGAGTTTTTTGAAggtacagtacgggcttagcaaccccgaggtacccgagctagacaGATGAGAAGTAAGATATACTGCAAACGGTATTAAAACGACgcaggagtcatgtaagaTGCATGCGCGTGTCGAATgaggaaatattcaaatacaaagAAATAGAGAGAGAGTGGTAGTGAAATAGCTTTGTCAATTATAAAAAGctgatcattttattaaacgacTGAACAGAACTGACTGACGCGATGCGACACC
This window contains:
- the LOC128878727 gene encoding uncharacterized protein LOC128878727, which codes for MHVFSIPCSKSTDSKKTSTKICKKLCNIHRVYVMNVFSILYRKSTVSKTTSTKICKKLCNIHHAYVMHVFSIPYSKSTVSKKTSTKICKKLCNIHHAYVMHVFSIPYSKSTVSKKTSTNICKKLCNIHHAYVMNVFSIPYSKPTVSKKTSTKICKKLCNIHPAYVMHVFSIPYSKSTVSKKTSTKICKKLCNIHHAYVMHVFSIPYSKSTISKKTGTKICKQLCNIHHAYVMNVFSIPYSKSTISKTTSTKICKKLCNIHHAYVMHVFSIPYSKSTVSKKTSTKICKKLCNIHHAYVMHVFSTPYSKSTVSKKTSTKICKKSAKNYATYIMYML